AATTTGTTCGGTACTCTGCGAGCAAACCACAAAGCCATCGTATTGAAAGCGGGATTGAACCTCTTTGTTACTTTAGGTTGATTATTTATGGCTGCATCGATTTCTGGTAGGCTGGAACTTTTTCCCATCAGAGGCTGGAGGCTGGAGGAGTCGCTCAGTAACAAGCCAGTTTTTGGATCCAGTATAGAAATATGAATTCGATTTTTTTTAACAAATGCCTGAAAAATTTCTGAGGAAGATCCCCTTTCAACGAATTCCTCCAGCAGTTGATGTTGAATTGCCAATAGTTCAAATCTGCCAATTAAATCTTCTTCAACAGTCTGCTCCAAATGTTTTTCTAGGGAATATTCAATCCACCAGCTGAAGGCCAGAAGACCCCCGGAGAGAAGAATGACAAAGGGTGCAAGAAATTTTTGCAGGAGCGGATTAGCAGGCATCTCAATCTTGGCCTTGGAAACGATAACCGATTCCCCGGACAGTCTCAATTAGGTTCCCAGATTCCCCTAACTTTTTACGTAACCCTACAATCTGAACATCGATTGCACGATCAGTTACGATATAATTCTCACCATGAGTTGCATCTATGATTTGGTCACGAGTGTAGACCCAGCCCGGATGACGGGCGAGGAAATGAAGGATTCTGAACTCTGTTGTGGTCAGCAAAACAGGTTGGCCGTCAACCAAAGCCAGATGCCTTGCGGGATGAATTTCAAGGGAACCACATTTCAAGGACGAGCCTTCCTCTGGAATAGACTTTTGATTCCTGAGGAGGATATTTTGGATTC
Above is a genomic segment from SAR324 cluster bacterium containing:
- a CDS encoding HAMP domain-containing protein, which codes for MRLSGESVIVSKAKIEMPANPLLQKFLAPFVILLSGGLLAFSWWIEYSLEKHLEQTVEEDLIGRFELLAIQHQLLEEFVERGSSSEIFQAFVKKNRIHISILDPKTGLLLSDSSSLQPLMGKSSSLPEIDAAINNQPKVTKRFNPAFNTMALWFARRVPNKFGNDLILRVSLELPTKTPQAEGLFFKMLLAMLLLMTATMITSLLIANSFRKSLNELRRGAARFAKGELRKKLNVTDDTEIGELGQQLNEMAALLNQRFENLENQRSEWETILSSMEEGFMAVDKYHQVLS
- a CDS encoding response regulator, whose product is MEDAQILIVEDEEDILDVLKYNLHKAGYRTLEAPNGETARNLIREATPNLILLDLMLPGINGLDLCKILKKDGATKGIPIVMLTAKSSEEDIVAGLEMGAEDYVVKPFSPRILLARIQNILLRNQKSIPEEGSSLKCGSLEIHPARHLALVDGQPVLLTTTEFRILHFLARHPGWVYTRDQIIDATHGENYIVTDRAIDVQIVGLRKKLGESGNLIETVRGIGYRFQGQD